A single region of the Demequina sp. genome encodes:
- a CDS encoding 16S rRNA (uracil(1498)-N(3))-methyltransferase, protein MSAPVFLCPEAADAVVGSVLTLTGSEARHAATVQRRTVGERVDLVDGHGVRASGVIAAVRVDALDVRVEAVSRDVDTEITLVQALAKGGRDEQAVEAATELGVTRVVPWASDRAIVQWRGAKVDKGRSAWESLVLAAAKQSRRALVPAVLGVVTTKELAVLVRAAVGAGERVLVLHEEARVALAGLSWANQTQPVWVIVGPEGGISEAELEVLLAAGGEAVRLGPHVLRASSAGPAALAALAALRGTWN, encoded by the coding sequence CGGGTCTGAGGCCAGGCATGCCGCGACGGTGCAGCGCCGGACCGTGGGCGAGCGGGTTGATCTGGTGGACGGGCACGGGGTGCGCGCTTCCGGCGTCATCGCCGCCGTGCGCGTCGATGCGCTCGACGTTCGCGTTGAGGCCGTGTCGCGGGATGTGGACACCGAGATCACGCTCGTCCAGGCGCTCGCGAAGGGCGGGCGGGACGAGCAGGCGGTCGAGGCCGCCACCGAACTTGGGGTCACCCGTGTGGTGCCGTGGGCGTCCGACCGGGCGATCGTGCAGTGGCGCGGCGCCAAGGTGGACAAGGGACGCTCCGCGTGGGAGTCGCTCGTGCTCGCCGCGGCGAAGCAGTCCCGCCGTGCTCTGGTGCCGGCCGTGCTCGGCGTCGTCACCACCAAGGAACTCGCGGTGCTGGTCCGTGCGGCCGTAGGCGCAGGCGAACGGGTGTTGGTGCTTCATGAGGAGGCGCGGGTGGCCCTTGCCGGGCTGTCGTGGGCCAATCAGACGCAGCCTGTGTGGGTCATCGTGGGTCCGGAGGGCGGAATCAGCGAGGCTGAGCTTGAGGTGCTTCTCGCGGCCGGTGGTGAGGCGGTGCGACTGGGGCCGCACGTGCTGCGCGCCTCGAGCGCGGGCCCGGCGGCCCTGGCCGCCCTTGCCGCGCTGCGCGGAACCTGGAACTAG